The stretch of DNA CGACGTTCCGCGGCCCGTCGACGCGAGGGAGAGCGCCGACATCCTCTCGACGGTGTTTGCGGACGTCGATCTCCGATCGAAACGGACGGTCGAACGCACGACGCCCCGCGATCTCGACGCGAAGCTCCGTGACCGGCTCACGGACCGACAGCTCGAGGTCGTCCAGTTCGCGTACTACGGCGGCTACTTCGAATCGCCCCGCGAAAATTCGGGCGAAGACGTCGCCGCGGCCCTCGATATTTCGCCGGCCGCCTTCTATCGGCACGTCCGGACCGCCCAGCGGAAACTCTTCGAAGTCGTCTTCGACGAGATCGGACTGCCGGCAAACGCTGCACCAGGGGTTGAATAGTGAACCTCGCTGGCTCGCCGCCGCTAGTTATCTGACGGATATACTCATCCTAATATACCTTGTATTCCTGAATGCGACGAACGGCCGAATCTGATCCGCTCGTCGTTACCATCATGAGCTACAAAGACGCCGAACTCGATCCGGAGTCGGAATCGACCTACGAGTGCTTCGACTGTGGAACCGTCGTCAGTACGACCTCGCCGAACGCCTGTCCCAAGTGCGGCGCAGAGATGCGCAATCGACGCACACCGATCGAGTAA from Natrinema salaciae encodes:
- a CDS encoding rubrerythrin-like domain-containing protein; its protein translation is MSYKDAELDPESESTYECFDCGTVVSTTSPNACPKCGAEMRNRRTPIE